Proteins encoded together in one Synechococcus sp. BL107 window:
- the bchI gene encoding magnesium chelatase ATPase subunit I gives MTAPRKRRVFPFTAVIGQEEMKLALLLNVIDPRIGGVMIMGDRGTGKSTTIRALADLLPDIDVVAGDPYNSSATDPDLQSSEVRERLTRNESVATEPRQVPMVDLPLGATEDRLCGTIDIEKALSEGVRAFEPGLLAKANRGLLYVDEVNLLDDHLVDVLLDSAASGWNTVEREGISVRHPARFVLIGSGNPEEGELRPQLLDRFGMSVEVRTVRNPELRVQVVDQRTAFDSDPDSFSTAVEANQDALQQRVVDAQQRLDQVSIDDDLRLRISAVCGELDVDGLRGDIVTNRAARALAAFEGRTEVSEEDVARVASCCLRHRLRKDPLEQVDSGDRVVKVFCKVFERSEGTDRADFELALAA, from the coding sequence GTGACGGCACCACGGAAGCGCAGGGTTTTCCCGTTTACTGCGGTGATCGGTCAGGAGGAGATGAAGCTGGCGCTTCTCCTCAACGTGATCGACCCACGCATCGGCGGCGTGATGATCATGGGCGACCGTGGGACGGGAAAATCCACCACGATCCGTGCGCTGGCGGACCTTCTCCCCGACATTGATGTCGTGGCTGGAGACCCCTACAACAGCTCCGCTACAGACCCAGATCTGCAAAGCAGTGAGGTGCGTGAACGGTTGACCCGCAACGAAAGCGTGGCCACAGAACCGCGGCAGGTGCCGATGGTGGACCTTCCCCTCGGCGCCACAGAAGATCGACTCTGCGGAACGATTGATATTGAAAAAGCCCTGAGCGAGGGTGTACGGGCCTTTGAGCCAGGCCTCTTGGCCAAGGCCAACCGCGGTTTGCTCTACGTCGATGAGGTGAACCTCCTCGACGATCACCTTGTGGATGTGTTGCTGGATTCCGCCGCTTCGGGCTGGAACACCGTGGAGCGCGAAGGCATTTCAGTGCGCCACCCGGCCCGTTTCGTGCTGATTGGCTCCGGCAACCCTGAGGAAGGAGAACTGCGCCCCCAACTGCTGGATCGCTTTGGCATGAGCGTGGAGGTGCGCACCGTGCGCAACCCAGAACTTCGCGTGCAGGTGGTGGATCAACGCACCGCCTTTGATAGCGACCCCGACAGCTTCAGCACGGCTGTTGAAGCCAATCAAGATGCGCTCCAGCAACGGGTCGTCGACGCCCAACAACGGCTTGACCAAGTGAGTATCGACGACGATCTCCGCCTGCGCATTTCGGCCGTTTGTGGAGAGTTAGACGTGGATGGTTTACGGGGAGACATCGTGACCAACCGCGCCGCCCGTGCCCTGGCCGCCTTTGAGGGACGAACAGAAGTGAGCGAAGAGGATGTGGCCCGGGTTGCCTCCTGTTGCCTCCGCCACCGCCTCCGCAAAGATCCCCTGGAACAGGTGGACTCCGGTGATCGGGTTGTAAAGGTGTTCTGCAAGGTGTTTGAACGCAGTGAGGGCACCGATCGCGCTGATTTCGAACTTGCCCTCGCGGCCTAA